From one Nocardioides scoriae genomic stretch:
- the folP gene encoding dihydropteroate synthase, whose protein sequence is MTRTDWQHGLPQPHRPLVMGIVNVTPDSFSDGGRFETTDRAIAHGLALRDEGADVLDVGGESTRPGATRPLVAEELDRVVPVIAALAAEGVAVSVDTMRHEVALAALDAGAVLVNDVSGGLADPDVLRVVAERGAAYVAMHWRAHSTEMQRHATYADVLVEVRDELSARVDAAVAAGVDPDRLVLDPGLGFAKTAAHNWELLARLPELVALGLPVLVGSSRKSFLGTLLAAPDGTPRPVEDREDAGVALTTIAAIQGVWGVRVHQVRGSCDAVRVVERWSGPAGRVEGP, encoded by the coding sequence GTGACCCGCACCGACTGGCAGCACGGCCTGCCGCAGCCGCACCGGCCACTGGTGATGGGGATCGTCAACGTCACGCCCGACTCCTTCTCCGACGGCGGCCGCTTCGAGACCACCGACCGGGCGATCGCCCACGGGCTGGCGCTGCGCGACGAGGGCGCCGACGTCCTCGACGTGGGCGGCGAGTCCACCCGGCCCGGCGCCACCCGGCCGCTGGTCGCGGAGGAGCTCGACCGGGTGGTCCCGGTCATCGCGGCCCTGGCCGCCGAGGGCGTCGCGGTCTCGGTCGACACCATGCGCCACGAGGTCGCCCTGGCGGCGCTCGACGCCGGCGCGGTGCTGGTCAACGACGTCTCGGGCGGCCTGGCCGACCCCGACGTGCTGCGGGTCGTGGCCGAGCGCGGGGCGGCGTACGTCGCGATGCACTGGCGCGCGCACAGCACCGAGATGCAGCGCCACGCGACGTACGCCGACGTGCTGGTCGAGGTCCGCGACGAGCTGTCCGCCCGGGTGGACGCCGCCGTGGCCGCGGGCGTCGACCCCGACCGGCTGGTCCTGGACCCCGGGCTGGGCTTCGCCAAGACCGCCGCCCACAACTGGGAGCTGCTCGCGCGGCTGCCCGAGCTGGTCGCGCTGGGCCTGCCCGTGCTGGTCGGGTCGAGCCGCAAGTCGTTCCTCGGGACGCTGCTGGCGGCGCCGGACGGGACGCCGCGGCCGGTCGAGGACCGCGAGGACGCAGGAGTGGCGCTGACCACGATCGCGGCCATCCAGGGGGTCTGGGGCGTGCGCGTCCACCAGGTGCGGGGCAGCTGCGACGCCGTCCGGGTGGTGGAGCGGTGGTCCGGGCCCGCCGGTAGGGTCGAGGGACCATGA